In Candidatus Nanopelagicales bacterium, one DNA window encodes the following:
- a CDS encoding PAS domain S-box protein, whose product MASAHSSPNSRAAEHTESFFDIFPDLLAIADADGKLVRTNEAWQAVLGYSPDELEGMRILDLVHPEDVDTTLDSREQVLRGLSIDGFVNRYRHRDGSWRYLSWVSRPVDGYVHAIARDVTRERATRETLRSTEAVYRAMLNSPVLGVVLQSPGGIVREVNATAERLLGVTSEQMMGRAPVSDERRTVHLDMSDFTVEDYPATKVLATGEPVGDVVLGVNAPEFESYNWLRVDSQPIERDGEIWAYTTLADVTDLLTAVTDAQAIRRVVDQHEIISVTDLDGRIIEANDRFCQISGYEREELLGRTHAIVSSGRHGDEFYADLWQTITAGDTWSGELCNRRKNGELYWVIATIVPIKDIEGRTTSYMSIRTEITQQKLAEREANRQAHVDGLTGLANRRRFDAELDALCSYSEVSGQPFSVVIADIDFFKNYNDALGHQQGDEALRAVARALSDCLPRRGDLIARWGGEEFALLAPNTDVDGAAISARKLVAAVDALALPHPDSECGDFITVSVGYATATASPIQAAEQVVAQADDRLYQAKAQGRNRIVGPGPSEPATS is encoded by the coding sequence GTGGCATCCGCTCACTCGTCGCCTAACTCGCGCGCCGCTGAACACACCGAGTCATTCTTCGACATCTTCCCCGACCTGCTGGCGATCGCCGACGCCGACGGCAAGTTGGTTCGAACGAACGAGGCGTGGCAGGCAGTCCTGGGCTACTCGCCCGACGAACTCGAGGGCATGCGCATCCTCGATTTGGTCCATCCCGAGGATGTCGACACGACGCTCGATTCGCGGGAGCAGGTGCTCCGCGGGCTGTCGATCGACGGCTTTGTCAATCGCTACCGCCATCGGGATGGTTCATGGCGCTACCTGTCCTGGGTGTCTCGGCCGGTTGACGGGTACGTCCATGCCATTGCTCGCGATGTGACGCGGGAGCGAGCCACGCGCGAGACCCTGCGATCAACCGAGGCCGTGTATCGCGCAATGCTCAACTCGCCCGTGCTCGGCGTTGTGCTGCAATCCCCCGGCGGCATCGTGCGGGAGGTGAACGCAACGGCGGAGCGACTGCTGGGCGTAACCAGCGAGCAGATGATGGGCAGGGCACCGGTATCCGACGAGCGTCGGACCGTGCACTTGGACATGAGTGACTTCACTGTCGAGGACTACCCGGCGACCAAAGTGCTGGCAACAGGAGAACCGGTGGGCGACGTTGTGCTGGGGGTTAACGCCCCTGAGTTCGAGTCGTACAACTGGCTTCGGGTCGATTCGCAGCCGATCGAACGTGACGGCGAGATCTGGGCATACACCACGCTCGCGGATGTCACCGACTTGCTCACCGCCGTCACCGATGCACAGGCCATTCGCCGGGTGGTCGATCAACACGAGATCATCTCGGTCACCGATTTGGATGGTCGGATCATCGAGGCGAACGACAGGTTCTGCCAGATCTCCGGATACGAGCGCGAGGAACTGCTCGGTCGAACCCACGCGATCGTCAGTTCCGGCCGACACGGCGACGAGTTCTACGCCGACCTGTGGCAGACGATCACCGCTGGCGACACCTGGTCCGGCGAACTGTGCAACCGCCGTAAGAACGGTGAGCTCTACTGGGTGATAGCAACGATCGTGCCGATCAAGGACATCGAGGGCCGCACGACAAGCTACATGTCCATCCGAACCGAAATCACCCAACAGAAGCTGGCGGAACGGGAGGCGAACCGACAGGCGCACGTGGACGGCCTGACGGGCTTGGCCAACCGCCGTCGTTTCGACGCCGAACTTGACGCGCTGTGTTCGTATAGCGAGGTATCCGGTCAGCCGTTCTCCGTTGTCATCGCGGACATTGACTTCTTCAAGAACTACAACGACGCGCTTGGCCACCAGCAAGGCGATGAGGCCCTACGGGCGGTCGCGCGTGCGCTGTCCGATTGCTTGCCGCGCCGCGGCGATCTGATCGCGCGGTGGGGCGGCGAGGAGTTCGCGCTGCTGGCGCCGAACACTGACGTCGACGGTGCCGCCATCAGCGCACGCAAGCTCGTCGCTGCCGTGGATGCCCTGGCCCTGCCCCACCCGGACTCCGAGTGCGGTGACTTCATCACCGTCAGCGTCGGGTACGCCACGGCAACGGCATCACCGATACAGGCCGCCGAGCAAGTCGTCGCGCAGGCCGACGACCGCCTCTACCAAGCCAAAGCGCAGGGGCGCAATCGAATCGTCGGCCCCGGACCCAGTGAGCCCGCAACCTCGTGA